In Vicinamibacterales bacterium, the following are encoded in one genomic region:
- a CDS encoding polysaccharide biosynthesis protein, producing MIDLRDVPTQEQLLGRRIPEILTSEDRRAFTGQRVMITGAGGSVGSELARQIARCGPARLTLFEQSEYNLFRIEEELAEEYPDLPLDPILGDVRRRRSIRLACRTSRPHVIYHTAAYKHVTMTERALCPAIEANVLGALAVARAAEDCGARLVLISSDKAAQARSVMGATKRLAELTVVTLASATFRPVVVRFGNILGSSGSVVEVLLERARHSRPLLVTHPDATRYFMTAQEAVSLVMKADLLGRAGETYWLDMGGPVRLMTLVQRLVAMMEREGYPTVPIKVVGLRPGEKLHEELTTHGLELCRTPHQRIWTARQAAFDGGKIRRVLRALRQDIEHDDAMAALSDLSAAVPEFEASPEAWKAAAASSMTTSGAVRPPTAPLLQQTL from the coding sequence GTGATCGATCTGCGCGACGTCCCGACGCAGGAGCAGCTGCTCGGCCGCCGGATCCCGGAGATCCTGACGTCTGAGGACCGGCGGGCGTTCACGGGTCAGCGGGTCATGATCACGGGTGCCGGCGGGTCGGTGGGATCGGAGTTGGCACGCCAGATCGCGCGGTGCGGCCCGGCGCGGCTCACGTTGTTCGAACAGTCGGAATACAACCTGTTCAGGATCGAGGAAGAACTGGCGGAGGAGTACCCCGACCTGCCGCTCGACCCGATCCTCGGCGACGTTCGCCGCCGTCGTTCGATCCGTCTTGCATGCCGGACCTCCCGGCCGCACGTCATCTATCACACGGCGGCCTACAAGCACGTGACGATGACCGAGCGCGCGTTGTGCCCGGCGATCGAGGCGAACGTTCTCGGCGCGCTCGCGGTGGCGCGCGCGGCGGAAGACTGTGGCGCACGACTCGTCCTCATCTCGTCCGACAAGGCGGCCCAGGCTCGCAGCGTGATGGGCGCGACGAAGCGACTCGCGGAACTCACCGTCGTCACCCTGGCGTCGGCCACGTTCCGACCGGTGGTCGTTCGCTTCGGCAACATCCTGGGCAGCAGCGGTAGCGTCGTCGAGGTCTTGCTGGAACGAGCCCGGCACAGCCGGCCGCTCCTCGTGACGCATCCCGACGCCACTCGCTACTTCATGACGGCGCAGGAAGCCGTGTCACTGGTGATGAAGGCCGATCTGCTGGGGCGGGCCGGCGAGACGTACTGGCTGGACATGGGGGGGCCGGTGCGGCTGATGACGCTGGTGCAGCGCCTGGTCGCGATGATGGAGCGCGAGGGATACCCGACGGTGCCGATCAAGGTCGTGGGTCTCCGTCCGGGCGAGAAGCTCCATGAGGAGTTGACGACTCACGGCCTCGAGCTGTGCCGGACACCGCACCAACGGATCTGGACCGCGAGGCAGGCGGCGTTCGACGGGGGGAAGATCAGGCGCGTGCTGCGTGCGCTTCGCCAGGACATCGAGCACGACGACGCGATGGCGGCGTTGTCGGATCTGTCGGCCGCCGTGCCCGAGTTCGAAGCGAGCCCGGAGGCATGGAAGGCTGCGGCCGCGTCGTCGATGACGACGAGCGGAGCGGTACGGCCGCCGACCGCTCCGCTCCTGCAGCAGACGCTGTAG
- a CDS encoding flagellar FlbD family protein — protein sequence MISVTRLDGSPMLLNADLVEWIERTPDTVIGLVNGDRFLVRETPEEIVRRVIDFKRAVQAGPVLRMADGSAGSDG from the coding sequence ATGATTTCCGTGACGCGGCTCGACGGTTCGCCGATGTTGCTGAACGCCGACCTCGTCGAGTGGATCGAGCGGACGCCGGATACTGTCATCGGATTGGTGAATGGCGACCGATTCCTGGTGCGGGAGACGCCAGAGGAAATCGTGCGGCGAGTGATCGACTTCAAGCGGGCGGTGCAGGCAGGTCCGGTTCTGCGAATGGCGGACGGATCGGCCGGCTCGGACGGGTGA
- a CDS encoding flagellar motor protein has protein sequence MAPRNVRKRRLDLTSVMGVPLGIGIILLGQVLEGGSARSLLQLTAAIIVFGGTLGAVLVSFPFADVKRAVASLGRVFTEDDESADSTVSAILRYARIARKDGMLALEEESAHAKDPLLRKGLMLAVDGVNPKTVREMLEIDLAGAEERDLQPSRVYDAAGGYAPTVGILGAVLGLIHVMENLSDPSRLGSGIAVAFVATVYGVGVANLILLPIANKLRVRATEAARRRILVFEGVLAIQEGLNPRLIDQKLRGFTGTPAARAAEPDGRAA, from the coding sequence ATGGCTCCACGCAACGTGCGCAAACGACGGCTCGACCTGACATCGGTGATGGGCGTTCCTCTCGGGATCGGCATCATCCTGCTTGGCCAGGTGCTCGAGGGCGGTTCGGCCCGGTCGCTGCTGCAATTGACCGCGGCCATCATTGTATTTGGCGGGACGCTCGGAGCCGTGCTCGTGAGTTTTCCATTCGCCGACGTGAAGCGGGCTGTGGCCAGTCTGGGCCGCGTCTTCACCGAAGACGACGAGTCGGCTGACTCGACGGTCAGCGCGATCCTGCGGTACGCCCGCATCGCCCGGAAAGACGGCATGCTCGCCCTGGAAGAAGAATCGGCGCATGCGAAGGACCCGTTGCTTCGGAAGGGGCTGATGCTGGCGGTGGACGGGGTGAACCCGAAGACGGTACGCGAGATGCTCGAGATCGATCTGGCAGGAGCCGAAGAGCGCGACCTCCAACCGAGCCGCGTGTACGACGCGGCCGGGGGGTACGCGCCGACCGTCGGCATCCTGGGCGCGGTCCTCGGCCTCATCCACGTGATGGAGAATCTCAGTGATCCGAGCCGTCTGGGGAGCGGCATCGCGGTGGCCTTCGTCGCGACGGTGTACGGCGTCGGCGTGGCCAACTTGATCCTGCTGCCCATCGCCAACAAGCTCCGCGTGCGCGCCACGGAAGCGGCGCGGCGCCGCATCCTGGTTTTCGAAGGCGTGCTCGCGATCCAGGAAGGGCTCAACCCGCGGCTCATCGACCAGAAACTCCGCGGATTCACCGGAACGCCCGCTGCCCGGGCCGCCGAGCCAGACGGTCGGGCGGCGTAA
- a CDS encoding glycosyltransferase family 4 protein encodes MKRFGTIFPFLEAGRQPRHIGRLVANHDFAQAILRYGDFDEFVFSNPTPSNLNVFADVVRTWGLSERRLSQVRFVPLPNLAGVLEADAFHVFHLGGWGWFMPGLHFLRARHASNPWPITAVTHSLNGRDVIDNAVRVSHAQFAPYDAIFCTSRDGREALRRLLEGGAAIAGHAFAGHLEHLPLGIDDDLFETSGDRARGRARLKIDPDAVVLLVLGRITPFQKMDLGPVLRTLAHDILPRAGRTVCLLLAGSATADDLRLVKADVDRYDLASHVRVHPNFPVDQKADVLATADVLVSPVDNAQETFGLSLIEGMAAGLPVVASRFDGYKDLIDDGVDGFLIDTYWSALDPVEELFDLLDRDAAQLFQSQSVAIDLPQLADRVLRLVQDPSLRASMGAAGRAKAAREYKWSRVVARYEACWNVLADQARTTGLVSAGEHLYNLGAGRIFSHYASHRVHRDERLVAVGEGLDVRPYNETAVLLDHELLSRVHSKAANGATVTQLLEAAQAPEAQAWFAVQWLLKYGMLRRA; translated from the coding sequence ATGAAGCGCTTCGGCACCATCTTCCCGTTTCTCGAAGCCGGGCGTCAGCCCCGCCACATAGGGCGTCTGGTCGCCAACCACGATTTTGCCCAGGCCATCCTCCGATACGGTGATTTCGACGAGTTCGTCTTCAGCAATCCCACACCTTCGAATCTGAACGTCTTCGCAGACGTGGTCCGCACCTGGGGCTTGTCCGAACGACGTCTCTCGCAGGTGCGGTTCGTGCCGCTGCCCAACTTGGCGGGGGTTCTCGAGGCCGACGCGTTTCACGTGTTCCATCTCGGCGGGTGGGGCTGGTTCATGCCCGGCCTTCACTTCCTGCGGGCGCGTCACGCGTCGAACCCGTGGCCCATCACGGCCGTGACACACTCGCTGAACGGACGCGACGTGATTGACAACGCCGTCCGTGTCTCACACGCGCAGTTCGCACCCTACGACGCGATTTTCTGCACGAGCAGGGACGGCCGCGAGGCCCTCCGCCGGCTGCTCGAAGGCGGCGCAGCGATTGCGGGGCACGCGTTCGCCGGCCACCTGGAACACCTGCCGCTCGGGATCGACGACGATCTGTTCGAGACGTCGGGCGACCGCGCGCGGGGGCGGGCGCGACTGAAGATCGATCCAGACGCCGTCGTATTGCTGGTCCTGGGCCGGATCACGCCCTTCCAGAAGATGGATCTCGGCCCGGTGCTCCGAACCCTCGCTCACGACATCCTGCCGCGTGCGGGTCGGACGGTGTGCCTCCTCCTGGCGGGGAGCGCAACCGCGGACGACCTGCGTCTGGTCAAGGCCGACGTGGACCGCTACGACCTGGCGTCACACGTGCGCGTGCACCCGAACTTTCCGGTCGACCAGAAGGCCGACGTGCTGGCGACGGCCGATGTGCTGGTGTCACCCGTGGACAACGCTCAGGAGACGTTCGGCTTGAGCCTGATCGAGGGGATGGCTGCCGGGCTGCCCGTGGTCGCCTCCAGGTTCGACGGGTACAAGGATCTGATCGACGACGGCGTGGACGGCTTCCTGATCGACACGTACTGGAGTGCGCTGGACCCCGTGGAGGAGCTGTTCGACCTGCTGGACCGCGACGCGGCGCAACTGTTCCAGTCGCAGAGCGTGGCGATCGATCTCCCTCAACTCGCCGACCGCGTGCTGCGACTCGTGCAGGACCCCTCGCTCAGAGCGTCGATGGGAGCGGCCGGGCGGGCCAAGGCGGCTCGAGAGTACAAATGGAGCCGGGTGGTCGCGCGCTACGAGGCGTGCTGGAACGTGCTGGCCGACCAGGCCAGGACGACGGGACTCGTTTCCGCGGGCGAGCACCTGTACAACCTTGGGGCGGGCCGGATCTTCTCCCACTACGCCTCGCATCGGGTGCATCGCGACGAGCGCCTGGTGGCGGTCGGCGAGGGCCTGGACGTCCGTCCGTACAACGAGACCGCTGTGCTGCTCGACCATGAGCTGCTGTCACGCGTTCACTCGAAGGCCGCGAACGGTGCCACGGTGACGCAGTTGCTCGAGGCCGCACAGGCGCCTGAGGCCCAGGCGTGGTTCGCCGTACAGTGGCTGCTGAAATACGGGATGCTCCGGCGCGCGTAG
- a CDS encoding flagellar motor protein MotB, translating to MTPAPGYRYRRRIEAEPVNQHRWMVSYADFITLLFAFFTTLYAISNVDLQKMNRLVSALQVAFDSKGAVGLPRKTGLTASPANDPREVAFKSGSAARPVTANAEDLPKLPLNVLAALDRGLLETALGGVKGRLTERLAPAIKDGRVALEIDRRGLVVSIRENGSFRTGSADLSDTTRGLIAEIAASLTGLPNFVRVEGHTDDVPIHTSRFASNWDLSTARATAVVAFLLQEHGFTPDRLSAAGYAEFHPRVPNASEADRARNRRVDIVILNQTTTRAEEPVPAEKGQ from the coding sequence ATGACACCTGCACCGGGCTACCGATATCGCCGGCGGATAGAGGCCGAACCGGTCAACCAACACCGATGGATGGTCTCGTACGCCGATTTCATCACACTCCTCTTCGCCTTCTTCACGACGCTCTACGCGATCTCGAATGTCGACCTCCAGAAGATGAATCGCCTGGTCTCGGCCCTGCAGGTCGCGTTCGACTCCAAGGGCGCGGTCGGCCTTCCGCGCAAGACCGGGCTGACGGCAAGTCCGGCGAATGACCCGAGAGAGGTCGCGTTCAAGAGCGGCTCGGCCGCCCGACCCGTGACCGCCAACGCCGAGGATCTTCCGAAGTTGCCGCTCAACGTCCTGGCCGCGCTCGACCGGGGTCTGCTCGAGACGGCGCTCGGCGGCGTCAAGGGGCGTCTGACCGAGAGGCTCGCCCCCGCCATCAAGGACGGGCGCGTGGCCCTCGAGATCGACCGGCGCGGCCTGGTCGTGTCGATCCGGGAAAACGGCAGCTTCCGGACGGGCAGTGCCGATCTGTCCGATACGACCAGGGGCCTCATTGCCGAGATCGCGGCGTCGCTCACGGGCCTGCCGAATTTCGTGCGCGTGGAAGGCCACACCGACGACGTGCCGATCCACACGAGCCGCTTCGCGTCGAACTGGGACCTCTCGACAGCCAGGGCCACGGCTGTGGTGGCCTTCCTCCTCCAGGAACATGGCTTCACCCCCGACAGGCTCTCTGCGGCCGGCTACGCCGAGTTCCATCCGCGTGTGCCGAACGCCAGCGAGGCGGACCGAGCCCGCAACCGGCGTGTGGACATCGTGATCCTCAACCAGACGACCACCAGGGCTGAGGAACCCGTGCCGGCGGAGAAGGGTCAGTGA